From Patescibacteria group bacterium, one genomic window encodes:
- a CDS encoding M23 family metallopeptidase — protein MKRILWILGLAVCVMAMFWVAGCDKTESPVEPTDEVVVDQPGDDGAQAEKGYPSRWPTSMSHFKFPFSGVMDDYWHGQTWRITCGYGCGYHRNTYYPPAGYYSIDLIRSDSASAGSWVLNPARGKVAFAGWMTSYGWCVVMNHDAGHTGQGYTSIVAHLQSNPNDYVSEGNDLLQGTVLGKCGGSGGDWPAHIHFSIWKHNVSVPLNGISGGGALEVGGSYCSGNALIRPPKGW, from the coding sequence ATGAAACGGATCCTCTGGATTCTCGGATTGGCCGTCTGCGTGATGGCCATGTTCTGGGTCGCGGGATGCGACAAGACGGAATCGCCCGTCGAACCGACCGACGAGGTTGTCGTCGACCAGCCTGGGGATGACGGTGCACAGGCGGAGAAGGGTTACCCTAGCCGCTGGCCCACGTCCATGTCTCATTTCAAGTTCCCGTTTAGTGGTGTCATGGATGACTACTGGCATGGGCAGACGTGGAGGATTACGTGTGGGTACGGTTGTGGGTACCATCGTAATACGTACTACCCTCCCGCTGGTTACTATTCCATTGACCTCATTCGTTCTGATTCTGCTTCAGCGGGGAGCTGGGTTCTCAATCCCGCTCGTGGAAAGGTTGCGTTTGCGGGTTGGATGACTAGCTATGGCTGGTGTGTGGTCATGAATCATGATGCTGGGCACACTGGCCAAGGGTACACTTCCATCGTCGCACATCTGCAGTCTAATCCGAACGATTACGTCAGTGAAGGCAATGACCTGCTCCAAGGAACCGTTCTTGGTAAATGCGGTGGTTCGGGTGGAGATTGGCCTGCACACATCCACTTTTCCATTTGGAAGCACAACGTTTCCGTTCCTCTAAACGGTATCTCCGGCGGTGGTGCACTTGAAGTGGGTGGTTCCTACTGTTCTGGCAATGCGCTCATTCGTCCTCCTAAGGGGTGGTAG
- the ssb gene encoding single-stranded DNA-binding protein: MNLNKVSLIGNLTKDPIGKKIASGQTITYFGLATNYSWKDIKTKERKEKVDFHNIIAWGRLAEIVTTYLKKGDKVYIEGRLQNRKWDDEKGQKHSKSEVVAQNLIMLGKAGAVKDKVGQEAQKQMAQEEVSAEEVPVVEVE, encoded by the coding sequence ATGAACCTAAATAAAGTATCTTTGATCGGAAATCTCACCAAAGATCCGATCGGCAAAAAAATTGCATCCGGCCAAACTATTACCTATTTTGGTCTGGCAACCAACTATTCGTGGAAGGATATCAAGACCAAAGAGCGTAAAGAAAAAGTGGACTTTCACAATATAATCGCCTGGGGCAGGCTGGCAGAAATTGTCACAACCTACCTGAAAAAAGGCGACAAGGTCTACATTGAAGGTCGTCTGCAGAACAGAAAATGGGATGATGAAAAAGGTCAAAAGCATTCTAAATCCGAAGTGGTTGCGCAGAACCTGATCATGCTCGGTAAAGCCGGTGCGGTAAAAGATAAAGTCGGTCAGGAAGCGCAGAAACAAATGGCGCAGGAAGAAGTAAGTGCGGAAGAAGTGCCGGTGGTTGAAGTGGAATAG